A region of Vitis riparia cultivar Riparia Gloire de Montpellier isolate 1030 chromosome 1, EGFV_Vit.rip_1.0, whole genome shotgun sequence DNA encodes the following proteins:
- the LOC117918956 gene encoding loganic acid O-methyltransferase-like isoform X1, which yields MSNNNTATMQQSFPMNGGDGPHSYLNNSHLQRQATNASRIMIEEAIAKKLDVKCFSSNSFRLADLGCSVGPNTFIAMQHIVEAVERKYLAQGLKSEMPEFQVFFNDHVGNDFNTLFASLPTERRYFACGVPGSFHGRLFPESSIHFMFSSHALHWLSKVPEELLDKNSPAWNRGRIHYTSGPEEVSHAYAAQFEHDMEIFLSARAKELVFGGMIVLLIAALPTGIPTSHIPIGIMFDLLGSSLMDMAKEGLISEAEVDSFNLPIYATSLEQMTSLVERNGYLIIERMELMDPTSKHVAISGKDYTMNFRAGMEGIFGEHFGSGIIDEVIDRLYKKTVEFSHQLESSHKEGTQLFVVLRRK from the exons ATGAGCAACAACAACACAGCCACAATGCAACAATCTTTTCCGATGAACGGAGGGGATGGACCTCACAGCTACCTCAACAACTCCCATTTACAG AGACAAGCTACAAATGCGTCGAGGATTATGATTGAAGAGGCAATTGCTAAGAAGCTTGATGTAAAGTGCTTCTCTTCAAACTCGTTTCGTCTTGCAGATTTGGGATGTTCAGTTGGGCCAAATACCTTCATAGCAATGCAACATATAGTGGAAGCTGTAGAAAGGAAGTACCTGGCGCAAGGTCTCAAATCTGAGATGCCCGAATTTCAAGTCTTCTTTAATGATCATGTGGGTAATGATTTCAATACCCTATTTGCATCCCTCCCAACTGAGAGGCGGTACTTTGCCTGTGGCGTCCCGGGTTCTTTCCATGGCCGGTTATTCCCGGAGTCATCTATCCATTTCATGTTTTCCTCTCATGCACTCCACTGGCTCTCAAAGGTGCCTGAAGAGTTGTTGGACAAAAATTCCCCTGCATGGAACAGGGGAAGGATTCACTACACAAGTGGCCCAGAAGAAGTAAGCCATGCTTATGCAGCTCAATTTGAGCATGACATGGAGATCTTTTTGAGTGCGAGAGCTAAGGAACTTGTGTTTGGAGGGATGATAGTGCTCCTCATTGCAGCTCTCCCAACTGGGATCCCTACTTCTCATATCCCAATTGGTATTATGTTCGATCTTCTGGGATCAAGCCTCATGGACATGGCCAAGGAG GGATTAATCAGTGAAGCTGAAGTGGACTCCTTCAACTTGCCTATTTATGCAACCTCCCTGGAGCAGATGACAAGCCTGGTTGAAAGAAATGGGTATTTAATCATTGAGAGAATGGAGCTAATGGACCCTACATCAAAGCATGTGGCGATCAGTGGGAAGGACTATACAATGAACTTTAGAGCTGGCATGGAGGGGATTTTTGGCGAACATTTTGGAAGTGGGATTATTGATGAAGTGATTGATAGGCTTTACAAGAAAACTGTGGAGTTCTCCCACCAGCTGGAATCCAGCCACAAAGAAGGAACTCAATTGTTTGTTGTTCTAAGGCGGAAATGA
- the LOC117910213 gene encoding loganic acid O-methyltransferase-like yields the protein MQQSFPMNGGDGPHSYLNNSHFQRQDMNVSRTMIEEAIAKKLDVKCFSSNPFRLADLGCSVGPNTFIAMQHIVEAVERKYLAQGLKSEMPEFQVFFNDHVGNDFNTLFASLPTERRYFACGVPGSFHGRLFPESSIHFMFSSHALHWLSKVPEELLDKNSPAWNRGRIHYTSGPEEVSHAYAAQFEHDMEIFLSARAKELVVGGMIVVLIPALPNGIPASQNPYCVMFDLLGASLMDMAKEGLISEAQVDSFNLPIHVASPEQMTEMVERNECLTIERMELVDSRSKLVGPFNGKECAMCLRAGLEGIFTQHFGSGIIDQLFDRLSKQIMESSHKLESGNKEGTLLFVVLRRK from the exons ATGCAACAATCTTTTCCGATGAACGGAGGGGATGGACCTCATAGCTACCTCAACAACTCCCATTTTCAG AGACAAGATATGAATGTGTCGAGAACTATGATTGAAGAGGCAATTGCTAAGAAGCTTGATGTAAAGTGCTTCTCTTCAAACCCGTTTCGTCTTGCAGATTTGGGATGTTCAGTTGGGCCAAATACCTTCATAGCAATGCAACATATAGTGGAAGCTGTAGAAAGGAAGTACCTGGCGCAAGGTCTCAAATCTGAGATGCCCGAATTTCAAGTCTTCTTTAATGATCATGTGGGTAATGATTTCAATACCCTATTTGCATCCCTCCCAACTGAGAGGCGGTACTTTGCCTGTGGCGTCCCGGGTTCTTTCCATGGTCGGTTATTCCCGGAGTCATCTATCCATTTCATGTTTTCCTCTCATGCACTCCACTGGCTCTCAAAGGTCCCTGAAGAGTTGTTGGACAAAAACTCCCCTGCATGGAACAGGGGAAGGATTCACTACACAAGTGGCCCAGAAGAAGTAAGCCATGCTTATGCAGCTCAATTTGAGCATGACATGGAGATCTTTCTGAGTGCCAGAGCTAAGGAACTTGTGGTTGGAGGGATGATAGTGGTTCTCATTCCAGCTCTCCCAAATGGGATCCCTGCTTCTCAAAACCCATATTGTGTTATGTTCGATCTTTTGGGAGCAAGCCTCATGGATATGGCCAAGGAG GGATTAATTAGTGAAGCTCAAGTGGATTCCTTCAACTTGCCTATTCATGTAGCCTCTCCCGAGCAAATGACAGAGATGGTGGAAAGAAATGAGTGTTTAACCATTGAGAGAATGGAGTTAGTGGACTCTAGATCAAAACTTGTTGGCCCGTTCAATGGAAAGGAATGTGCAATGTGCCTTAGAGCTGGCCTGGAGGGAATTTTTACCCAACATTTTGGAAGTGGGATTATTGATCAACTGTTTGATAGGCTTTCCAAGCAAATTATGGAGTCCTCCCACAAGCTGGAATCAGGCAACAAAGAAGGAACTCTATTGTTTGTTGTTCTGAGGCGTAAATGA
- the LOC117918956 gene encoding loganic acid O-methyltransferase-like isoform X2 → MIEEAIAKKLDVKCFSSNSFRLADLGCSVGPNTFIAMQHIVEAVERKYLAQGLKSEMPEFQVFFNDHVGNDFNTLFASLPTERRYFACGVPGSFHGRLFPESSIHFMFSSHALHWLSKVPEELLDKNSPAWNRGRIHYTSGPEEVSHAYAAQFEHDMEIFLSARAKELVFGGMIVLLIAALPTGIPTSHIPIGIMFDLLGSSLMDMAKEGLISEAEVDSFNLPIYATSLEQMTSLVERNGYLIIERMELMDPTSKHVAISGKDYTMNFRAGMEGIFGEHFGSGIIDEVIDRLYKKTVEFSHQLESSHKEGTQLFVVLRRK, encoded by the exons ATGATTGAAGAGGCAATTGCTAAGAAGCTTGATGTAAAGTGCTTCTCTTCAAACTCGTTTCGTCTTGCAGATTTGGGATGTTCAGTTGGGCCAAATACCTTCATAGCAATGCAACATATAGTGGAAGCTGTAGAAAGGAAGTACCTGGCGCAAGGTCTCAAATCTGAGATGCCCGAATTTCAAGTCTTCTTTAATGATCATGTGGGTAATGATTTCAATACCCTATTTGCATCCCTCCCAACTGAGAGGCGGTACTTTGCCTGTGGCGTCCCGGGTTCTTTCCATGGCCGGTTATTCCCGGAGTCATCTATCCATTTCATGTTTTCCTCTCATGCACTCCACTGGCTCTCAAAGGTGCCTGAAGAGTTGTTGGACAAAAATTCCCCTGCATGGAACAGGGGAAGGATTCACTACACAAGTGGCCCAGAAGAAGTAAGCCATGCTTATGCAGCTCAATTTGAGCATGACATGGAGATCTTTTTGAGTGCGAGAGCTAAGGAACTTGTGTTTGGAGGGATGATAGTGCTCCTCATTGCAGCTCTCCCAACTGGGATCCCTACTTCTCATATCCCAATTGGTATTATGTTCGATCTTCTGGGATCAAGCCTCATGGACATGGCCAAGGAG GGATTAATCAGTGAAGCTGAAGTGGACTCCTTCAACTTGCCTATTTATGCAACCTCCCTGGAGCAGATGACAAGCCTGGTTGAAAGAAATGGGTATTTAATCATTGAGAGAATGGAGCTAATGGACCCTACATCAAAGCATGTGGCGATCAGTGGGAAGGACTATACAATGAACTTTAGAGCTGGCATGGAGGGGATTTTTGGCGAACATTTTGGAAGTGGGATTATTGATGAAGTGATTGATAGGCTTTACAAGAAAACTGTGGAGTTCTCCCACCAGCTGGAATCCAGCCACAAAGAAGGAACTCAATTGTTTGTTGTTCTAAGGCGGAAATGA